A section of the Callospermophilus lateralis isolate mCalLat2 chromosome 14, mCalLat2.hap1, whole genome shotgun sequence genome encodes:
- the Cox5b gene encoding cytochrome c oxidase subunit 5B, mitochondrial, whose amino-acid sequence MASRLLRGAGALAAQGLRACGPNGVAAVRSMSSRGGIPTDDEQATGLEREVLMAAKKGLDPYNILAPKAASGTKEDPNLVPSITNKRIVGCICEEDNSAVIWFWLHKGETQRCPNCGTHYKLVPHQFAH is encoded by the exons ATGGCTTCAAGGTTACTTCGTGGAGCCGGAGCTCTGGCCGCGCAGGGCCTGAGGGCCTGCGGTCCCAATGGGGTGGCTGCCGTGCGCTCCATGTCTTCTCGAG GTGGTATTCCTACTGATGATGAGCAGGCCACTGGGCTGGAGAGGGAGGTGTTGATGGCTGCAAAGAAAGGACTG GACCCATACAATATACTTGCCCCAAAGGCAGCTTCAGGCACCAAGGAAGACCCTAACTTAGTCCCATCCATCACCAACAAGCGAATTGTGGGTTGCATTT GTGAAGAGGACAACAGTGCTGTCATCTGGTTCTGGCTGCACAAAGGCGAGACTCAGCGATGCCCAAATTGTGGAACCCACTACAAGCTGGTTCCTCACCAGTTTGCCCACTGA